Proteins found in one Manduca sexta isolate Smith_Timp_Sample1 unplaced genomic scaffold, JHU_Msex_v1.0 HiC_scaffold_2223, whole genome shotgun sequence genomic segment:
- the LOC115446679 gene encoding uncharacterized protein LOC115446679 encodes MQLTNMRLLAVFLGYLVAQVKTYPTQGWPMYPQMSREYTDDEYYYAPKIQYYYDAPAINVPEVHDQVPYPYFYDPYGHFTENEAPKRQEERLAALPIGQETWFESDTTPRWRTNDIDDVSAAFLDNLILTQMAQDAQRRRENARAAFPPVDYEERDVEDEDVRELKALAGKPLYHVPKTVPRYDEDDYASDDGFINWNSNKRSVTTAAPILSTDSTNTGQKEIVVPRPGQSFQNQGKHAKRNDFYETIAQLLENKSINTNTQGTDKERRIKKRFVAGDSDLVLELRGLKHRIAT; translated from the exons ATGCAACTAACGAACATGAG GCTATTAGCAGTCTTCCTTGGCTACTTAGTAGCGCAAGTAAAGACCTATCCTACGCAAGGGTGGCCTATGTACCCACAAATGTCACGAGAATATACGGACGATGAATATTACTACGCTCCCAAAATACAATACTATTACGATGCTCCAGCAATTAATGTACCCGAAGTACACGATCAAGTTCCATACCCCTATTTCTATGATCCTTATGGTCATTTCACGGAAAATGAAGCGCCTAAAAGACAAGAAGAGAGACTTGCGGCTCTTCCAATCGGACAGGAGACATGGTTTGAGAGCGACACCACGCCCCGCTGGAGAACTAACGACATTGATGACGTCAGTGCTGCGTTCCTCGACAATTTAATTCTCACACAAATGGCTCAAGACGCACAAAGACGGCGCGAAAATGCCCGAGCAGCGTTTCCGCCTGTTGATTATGAGGAACGAGATGTCGAGGACGAAGACGTCAGAGAATTGAAAGCTCTAGCAGGCAAACCATTGTATCACGTACCGAAAACTGTTCCTCGATACGACGAGGATGATTATGCTTCCGATGACGGATTTATCAACTGGAATAGTAACAAGAGGAGCGTTACCACTGCGGCACCTATTCTCAGCACGGATTCAACTAATACGGGTCAGAAAGAAATAGTCGTGCCACGACCGGGACAATCATTTCAAAATCAGGGCAAGCATGCAAAAAGGAATGACTTTTACGAAACCATTGCACAATTACTGGAGAACAAATCTATCAATACCAATACCCAA GGTACTGACAAGGAAAGAAGAATCAAAAAACGATTCGTAGCCGGCGATTCGGACCTTGTGCTTGAACTGAGGGGTTTAAAACATCGCATTGCCACTTAA